Genomic DNA from Alphaproteobacteria bacterium RIFCSPHIGHO2_01_FULL_41_14:
TTAACAGAAAATCAAGGCGGGAGGATCCATAGGTCACTTCTCTTTCTATATGAGCATAATCGGAGAGCTCAGGGATATTTTTGTCTTTCAATGCCTCATAGACAATATGATTGGTGCGATGAGTATTGACCCCCACTAAGGTCCCGTCCGTTTCTATGATTTCCAAAGTATGTGAAAGTTTCCGGTTTGGATTATTAGATACACTGAGCCAGCTCATACCCCCTGCCCTGATGAGCCCTTTCATTGATCCGGAATTAGGGCAGTGAGCCGTCATAACTGTGCCTCCTATTTCCACATCCACCAAAAATCTTTTATAGCGTTTTAGAAGAGTTGCTTTTTGAAAGGGTAAAGTCATTGGGTTGTTCTTGAGCTCATAGGGTGAATAAGGCATAGTAAATAAAACACTTTAATTTCATACCATTGAGTTTCTGATGAATAAAGATTTTATTGAAATTTTCACGGACGGAGCCTGCCAGGGTAACCCCGGTCCAGGGGGATGGGCGGCCTTATTAAGGTACAAAGGACACCTCAAGGAAATCTTTGGTAGAGAAGACCACACAACGAATAATCGTATGGAATTATTGGCCGCCATTCGTGGTATTGAAGCGGTGCGAAAAAAAGTCTCCATTATGCTCTATACAGATAGCCAGTATCTAAAAAAAGGGATGACAGAGTGGTTGCCTCAATGGAAACAAAATCAATGGCGCAATGCGCAGAAAAAGGAAATCAAGAATAAAGATTTGTGGCAAGAACTGGATGTTTTGGGTCAGGAGTACAGCATTTCTTGGCACTGGGTTAAGGGTCACGCAGGTCATCCCGAAAATGATCGGGCTGATTATCTAGCGACACAGGCTATTCATCGGTTGTCTGCCTCAAAGGATTGATTTATATATTCTAAGGAGGATATCCAAATGAAGGTTTCTGTTTTTATACAACTAGGTTTTTATATATTAGGGGGTTTGATGTCTGTCTCTCCTTTTTCTTACTCTCAAAAAATCATTTTAATCGCTGATCCTCGTGTGCTGGCAGTGCCTATCCAAGAAAACAAAGATCCTTTAATTGACCTCAGACACCAAGATATCCTTATATTTGGTTCGTCTCCTGAAATTCCCAACAATACGAATTACACCAAAATGCGGAAGAGTGTTTATGACCGATTGGTCAAAGCCCAATCTTTGTTGCCCAAAGGATATAAGTTTTGTTTGTATGAAGCTTATCGTAGTCTTGCTTTGCAGCAGCAGATCTTTTCTGAAAAGTACGAGCGCCTCAGGGCGTTACACCCAGGATGGTCCCATGAGCATGTTTTCACCGAGACCACCAAGCTTGTCTCTCCCGTCATCAATCTTGATGGATCAAAAAATATTCCTCCTCATTCAACGGGAGGGGCCATTGATGTGTACTTAGTGGATAGAGAAGGGGTTCCCATTGATATGGGCATTCATCCAAAAGATTGGATGGAAGATTTAGAGGGGAAACTTTCGCAAACAGATTCCACCATCATTTCGGCAGATGCGCGTCGCCACAGGAAAATGATGGGGGAGGTTCTCTCGAAAGTGGGGTTCATTAACTATCCCACAGAATATTGGCACTGGTCGTTTGGAGATCGCTATTGGGCGTATCTTACAAAAAGTTCAACAGCCGTTTATAAGAGCATCTGAGTGACCGTTATTTCTATTTTTCCCCAAGATTGGAAGCATTTTTCCGCAGATCTATTGCAATATTTTTGTTCCTCAAAATTATAGTTGCCTTCCCCATAATTTGTGATAGTCTGTGCCCAGTTAAATCGATATTTTTTATCGATTTCTTGAAAAAGTTATGGTTGAGTATAGCGTTACACTAAAAAAACGGAAAAGTATGGTCTGAAGATCGGTGTTTCAGGCCTACCTTTCTTTTTGGGCGGTCTGAAAAACCTACTAAAAGAAGATTACGTACGTTATACAGAAGGCTTTTTGTCGTCCTTAAAAAAACAGATGTCTAAATTCTTAAGAGCCATATAAACATTGGAGACGCTTGACATGTTAGAAAAACAGAAAAAACAAAAAAGAATTAAAACAACAG
This window encodes:
- a CDS encoding sugar fermentation stimulation protein SfsA, whose translation is MTLPFQKATLLKRYKRFLVDVEIGGTVMTAHCPNSGSMKGLIRAGGMSWLSVSNNPNRKLSHTLEIIETDGTLVGVNTHRTNHIVYEALKDKNIPELSDYAHIEREVTYGSSRLDFLLTDATQQPTYLEVKNVTLKEGDRALFPDAPTLRGTKHLNELMNIKAQGQRAVMLYVVQRNDCQRFSIAKTIDPLYCETLEKAIDCGVEVLAYQCHVTPSHIWLDKPIPLDLDFVR
- a CDS encoding ribonuclease HI; this encodes MNKDFIEIFTDGACQGNPGPGGWAALLRYKGHLKEIFGREDHTTNNRMELLAAIRGIEAVRKKVSIMLYTDSQYLKKGMTEWLPQWKQNQWRNAQKKEIKNKDLWQELDVLGQEYSISWHWVKGHAGHPENDRADYLATQAIHRLSASKD
- a CDS encoding D-alanyl-D-alanine dipeptidase codes for the protein MSVSPFSYSQKIILIADPRVLAVPIQENKDPLIDLRHQDILIFGSSPEIPNNTNYTKMRKSVYDRLVKAQSLLPKGYKFCLYEAYRSLALQQQIFSEKYERLRALHPGWSHEHVFTETTKLVSPVINLDGSKNIPPHSTGGAIDVYLVDREGVPIDMGIHPKDWMEDLEGKLSQTDSTIISADARRHRKMMGEVLSKVGFINYPTEYWHWSFGDRYWAYLTKSSTAVYKSI